In Cryptomeria japonica chromosome 5, Sugi_1.0, whole genome shotgun sequence, the genomic window CAACAGCTTGAAGGCGTCCCGGGCATCTTTGTTGGAATCAGGTAATTTGGTTTTGCTAAGAACACGGGCCGGGAAAGTTTGGGAAAGTTTCCAACATCCGGTGGATACATGGCTGCCAGGGATGAAGATGCGGAAAGGAATGAAACTCACTTCTTGGAAGAGCTCTTCTGATCCGGCACCTGGGCCTTTCTATTTACAAATGAATCCTTCACCAGCAAGCACTCAGTTTTTGGCGTTCTCTCACAACAGTGGTCCGTACTGGTCTAGCGGAGAGTGGAACGGAAAATATTTCGCAAATATGCCAGGATTTGCCTCGGCAGGCTCCCAAGTTAAAATAGTGTGTGTAACGCTTCCTCCTTCAAGAATGTACTGCACATATACAACCAAGGGTATGATAAAGGAACACTCAAGTTTGAAAAAGAATGGTGAACTTTGGGTGTACTATATGATACAAAATGGTGGGTGGATGGTGGATGCGTTCGGACCGAGGGATCAATGCATTGTTTATGGTGTGTGTGGGGCTAACGCAGCATGCATTGACTATACACAGCTGAATGCTCATGTCACAGGCGATGCCAATGACACGTGTACATGTCTACAGGGGTTCAGGCCCCAAAACAGCCATGCTTGGGATTCTCAAGAGTGGTGGTTAAGTGGTTGTGTTCGCCGAAGTCCATTGCAGTGCTCTCTCACAAATTCTACCGACGGTTTTTTGGAAGTGAAGGACAAGCTTTTGGCCGACGATGAAGCGGCTGCATATAGCAAGGAGCAAACTCTGAGTGGATGCCAACTTGCCTGCCTCAACAACTGCTCGTGCATGACCTTTTGGCTCAGAAGCTCATCTCCTCCTGTCTGTCGATTGTGGTTTGGGGATTTGATGAATGTGCGCGAGTCCCCTGGCATCCAGTCATTCTATCTCCGTTTGGCAGCTTCTGAGTTACAAGGTTCGACAACTAAGCCAAGAAATAAATCCTTTGGCCTTCACATATTGCTTCCTGGGGGCGCTGCGggtcttgttcttgttcttgttcttgttctggtCGTGTTTATTATGTGGAAAAGTGGAAGAATGGCAAAGGAGGATGACGTCCCCACATCTCTTAGAGCATTCACTTTCCGAAAGTTGCGAGTTGCAACTAAGAATTTCAGGCATAAGCTGGGAAAAGGATCATTCGGTTCGGTGTTCAAAGGTACTCTAGCAGACAAAACTCCCATCGCTGTCAAAAGGTTAGAGGGTTTAGCAGGAACTGAAAAGCAATTTCGTGCAGAAATTAGTACCATTGGTGAAATACAACATGTGAATCTGGTCAGGCTGTTCGGATTTTGTGCGGAGGAATATCGAAGGCTACTCGTTTATGAGTACATGCCCAACGGCTCTCTTGACTCCTTTCTGCTCCGTGGTAAAGAGGGAGAAGTGCAAGGGAAATTATTAAGTTGGAAAACCAGATTTCAGATAGCGTTGGGCACTGCGCGAGGACTAGCTTATCTTCACGATGAATGTAGGGATTGCATCATTCACTGTGATATTAAGCCAGAAAACATTCTCCTTGATGCCGATTTTCGTCCCAAGGTAGCTGATTTTGGTCTGGCAAAGTTATTAGGTAGAAATTTCAGCCGCGTCCTGACTACCATGAGAGGAACGATAGGTTATTTGGCTCCAGAGTGGATCTCCGGTATTCCCATCACTCCCAAGGCGGACGTGTATAGTTTTGGCATGACATTGCTGGAGATTATAGCAGGACGAAGGAATGTGGACCTCACTGTGCCCCAGCCTAGCTGCTATTACTTCCCTTCCTGGGCTGCCGATCAATTCCACAAAGGAAACCTGATGGCTATCGTTGATGGAAGGATATCAGGTGAGGCagatgctgaagaggtgagaaggGCTGTTACAGCGAGCATATTATGCATTCAAAGAGATGAAATGGTTAGGCCAACAATGGCTCAAGTCGTGCAATTACTCCAAGGGACAGTGGAGACCAGCGCACCTCAATTTCAGCAGTCTGTCGATAGACTTCAAGATCACCCTTCATGCAAGGAAGATGGCCTTTTGGGCACGATCCCGGCCTCATTTCTTATGATGTCGGAGCATTGCACTTAGCAAGACTTGATCTCTAGTGGGCTCATTTAGAGCCTTTCAACTTCACTAGTACACCAAGGGCCCATTGACGattacaaattttaaattttaacaaTATTTATTAAAGTAGGTTAGCTTTCAATTAgggagttgttgttgttgttgttgttgttgttgtagcttTTATATATTAATATGACAATTTCTATGACATCAATTTTCTTCGTtggaaatttttttaattattttataaaaaattatagttTTCCTACCTTCATGTATACAAACTAGTTTGAAGATGATGCCAGCTTTAACCAAGACATCTATTCTCTTCTTTTTAAAACATTATTAATTgccttataaaaaaattatattttcttatCTTCATGTACGCTAACAAGCTTGAAGATGATACTAGCTTTAACTAATAAACAAATATCAAAAAGCATTTCTTTTAGTATTACATGCCCTTTTCCGAAGGCATTACATGTCATTTTCAAAAGGAACCTAGTGAAATTGAGTTCTACGCTTGCAATCATAcaaggattcaagttgaaataaATGCAATATTTCTACTTATGCTATTGATCCTCTAGAATTAACTTTTTCGTTTCATGCTAGTATTAGTTTCTAGATAGTACGGTTTAATTTTTAAGCATGTGTCAAAAGTTCTTAAAATTGTCTAAAACCATTATGCATTTGAAGAGTTTTTTTCCAATTAAAATTATTTCCTATTCCATTCAATGCGAAAATGTTTATCTTTCAAATTTATTGGTATAAAATAGGGGAAATGGTGCAAACTAATTTCCTAGAACCTTCCCAGACAAGGGAAATTGCAGCAAACAATTACTTAAATTTTAGTATAGCCAATTCATACTCAACACATTGTTAAATTAAAAATCTTCCAAAATTTCTTTAGTCCTCAAGTATCTACCCAACACCAATATTagtaaatttattttgaaaattaatatcatTGTGTCCTTCCTTCACTTTATAGAATATAATTTCCTTTAGTAATGTACATAAATTTGTTCCTTGCCAATACTTTATTTTACCTTGCAGGTATCTCTTCATTTTGTCCTTGTGCAACAAAACTATGGAAGATTTTGTTTGTTCTTCTCTTACCCAAGCTTACCAAATGCTCCATTTGACATAGAAACAAGCCTTTCTTCTCTATCCGTTTCATTTTATGCATTGTCCAAAAGCTTCCCTCTATTCATTCTTGCACAACATTTTCTTTGCTACTTGTTCGTATCTTATTTGTCAAAGACTTATggctttttcctgaaattttggtaCTCGGTCTCTTCATTTTCCCAAGCCCCTTTTCTTCTCTTCTcatgaacaacaaaaaggaaaacattaaaaatcCTTCTCTATCCCGTTTATTTCCCTTTCATATCTCACAACTTTTCAATTTCCTTATTTCTAAATCTCAACACAAACTCTATATTTCTTATGATGTGGCTggtggatattgttggtcattgctactactaggatatgttgttttcattgatgtcaaaatattcctttGATTTGTTCCATTGATTGTAGATTGGGAAAATCATATAAtccagtttgtagtgttggttttcCAAAGTTCGATATATCCTcaggtatattttggtgtgatcaaatcttgtgccgAGCTTTTGGGaaatttcttgggatggtcttgtgtatcttcatttcagatggttcatcatttgatgctCTGCAAGTCATCTTTCATTGtgacagttgctaattggttgtgttcttgagctttcagacattgaccgataaagatttgaaaagtggtgttggtgcagctattcctAATGATTCTAACGTTATTGTTGATGTTTTTTAGTCATgtactatttgttttggtgatttctatcaactggtgatgaattgcgtgttatgcaattttcttggtggtgtagtgtgttgcggttgatcttcgcatgatttccgatggagttgtgcatttgagaatttgatttaggaccatgttatgccaTGTAAActattatattggtccggtggttgatctttgtatcgtgtgatataattttataattaaagattgagggtttagccgaccttgttatcaaggtcgatgaattgtatatatgggtcatatagtcatgtaatttaggtgttgatgttgtgtctgcattaccAGAGAGagttttatgtgtgaacaagtgatttatccttaggtgttgagtt contains:
- the LOC131049188 gene encoding G-type lectin S-receptor-like serine/threonine-protein kinase At2g19130; its protein translation is MVDAFGPRDQCIVYGVCGANAACIDYTQLNAHVTGDANDTCTCLQGFRPQNSHAWDSQEWWLSGCVRRSPLQCSLTNSTDGFLEVKDKLLADDEAAAYSKEQTLSGCQLACLNNCSCMTFWLRSSSPPVCRLWFGDLMNVRESPGIQSFYLRLAASELQGSTTKPRNKSFGLHILLPGGAAGLVLVLVLVLVVFIMWKSGRMAKEDDVPTSLRAFTFRKLRVATKNFRHKLGKGSFGSVFKGTLADKTPIAVKRLEGLAGTEKQFRAEISTIGEIQHVNLVRLFGFCAEEYRRLLVYEYMPNGSLDSFLLRGKEGEVQGKLLSWKTRFQIALGTARGLAYLHDECRDCIIHCDIKPENILLDADFRPKVADFGLAKLLGRNFSRVLTTMRGTIGYLAPEWISGIPITPKADVYSFGMTLLEIIAGRRNVDLTVPQPSCYYFPSWAADQFHKGNLMAIVDGRISGEADAEEVRRAVTASILCIQRDEMVRPTMAQVVQLLQGTVETSAPQFQQSVDRLQDHPSCKEDGLLGTIPASFLMMSEHCT